From Diospyros lotus cultivar Yz01 chromosome 4, ASM1463336v1, whole genome shotgun sequence, a single genomic window includes:
- the LOC127800313 gene encoding uncharacterized protein LOC127800313 isoform X1, giving the protein MCSPEEEKLIQMVRDFIESGSAISPSPPPHEEPPQNPQTPAISSTLMDILSKLTDDEAEILEKILLYTRDVQITSDEETKKWIVQRLVKDGLEASLCRTSWVATFGRPSVFEYTGDYEYIDVVKKVSNGGEAVVRLIVDMDFRSQFELARPTPAYSELLNLLPCTFVGSEEKLMKTVSLLCSAAKQSLKERGLLIPPWRKASYVQSKWLSENCKKITFSSA; this is encoded by the exons ATGTGCAGCCCAGAAGAAGAGAAACTAATTCAGATGGTCCGAGACTTCATTGAATCAGGATCCGCCATTTCTccctctcctcctcctcatgaAGAACCCCCTCAAAACCCTCAGACACCTGCAATCTCCTCCACTCTGATG GATATTCTTTCGAAGCTCACAGATGATGAAGCTGAGATTCTGGAAAAGATCTTACTCTACACGAGAGATGTACAAATCACGTCTGATGAAGAAACCAAGAAATGGATTGTCCAGAGATTAGTAAAAGATGGTCTTGAAGCTTCCCTATGTAGAACTTCTTGGGTTGCCACTTTTGGTCGTCCCTcag TATTTGAATACACAGGCGATTATGAGTACATTGACGTGGTGAAGAAGGTGAGCAATGGCGGAGAGGCAGTAGTGAGGCTGATAGTGGACATGGATTTCCGGTCACAGTTCGAGCTGGCGAGGCCAACGCCGGCCTACTCGGAGCTCTTGAACTTGCTGCCGTGCACATTCGTCGGAAGTGAAGAAAAGCTCATGAAAACGGTGTCTTTGCTTTGCTCCGCCGCCAAGCAGTCTCTGAAAGAGAGAGGCCTTCTGATTCCTCCATGGAGGAAAGCCAGTTACGTGCAGTCTAAATGGCTCTCCGAGAACTGCAAGAAAATCACTTTCTCATCGGCCTAG
- the LOC127800313 gene encoding uncharacterized protein LOC127800313 isoform X2, giving the protein MCSPEEEKLIQMVRDFIESGSAISPSPPPHEEPPQNPQTPAISSTLMDILSKLTDDEAEILEKILLYTRDVQITSDEETKKWIVQRLVKDGLEASLCRTSWVATFGRPSGDYEYIDVVKKVSNGGEAVVRLIVDMDFRSQFELARPTPAYSELLNLLPCTFVGSEEKLMKTVSLLCSAAKQSLKERGLLIPPWRKASYVQSKWLSENCKKITFSSA; this is encoded by the exons ATGTGCAGCCCAGAAGAAGAGAAACTAATTCAGATGGTCCGAGACTTCATTGAATCAGGATCCGCCATTTCTccctctcctcctcctcatgaAGAACCCCCTCAAAACCCTCAGACACCTGCAATCTCCTCCACTCTGATG GATATTCTTTCGAAGCTCACAGATGATGAAGCTGAGATTCTGGAAAAGATCTTACTCTACACGAGAGATGTACAAATCACGTCTGATGAAGAAACCAAGAAATGGATTGTCCAGAGATTAGTAAAAGATGGTCTTGAAGCTTCCCTATGTAGAACTTCTTGGGTTGCCACTTTTGGTCGTCCCTcag GCGATTATGAGTACATTGACGTGGTGAAGAAGGTGAGCAATGGCGGAGAGGCAGTAGTGAGGCTGATAGTGGACATGGATTTCCGGTCACAGTTCGAGCTGGCGAGGCCAACGCCGGCCTACTCGGAGCTCTTGAACTTGCTGCCGTGCACATTCGTCGGAAGTGAAGAAAAGCTCATGAAAACGGTGTCTTTGCTTTGCTCCGCCGCCAAGCAGTCTCTGAAAGAGAGAGGCCTTCTGATTCCTCCATGGAGGAAAGCCAGTTACGTGCAGTCTAAATGGCTCTCCGAGAACTGCAAGAAAATCACTTTCTCATCGGCCTAG